TAGATTTATGTTTTTATGGTATTATCTTCAAAATTACTACAGCtacctacaattaaactacaaatcTGTTTAATGATATAATAAAGCAATGTTGTTTTCAAAATTGCCTACAAAGTTAGTACATTTATAAAAcaacataaactaaaattatgaTTAGAAATTGTTGATTTAAAAATATTGTCTTCAAATAAAACTACAATTGCAACAGTTATAGTAGAAATTAACTATAATGGCTGACATCCTAAAAATGGATGACTACAAAATTTTCACTATATCTACAAATTCTCTACAAATATTCTACAAAATTATAAGTACACTGTTTATCTTTATTTTGATGCAGGTTCATCTGGATCcataaagttacttgatatgtcATCATCTCCAGCTATAGCGGAATATAAAATTGAAATAATAACAGAATCTACGCAAACTGCTATTGAAGAAGGACAAGTGTATCAGGACAAACAAATTGTAGCTGCTGCAATGAAGCACTTTTCTGTGATGCACAAGTTGCAGTTCAGAGTTAAAAGATCTAGTCGTAGAAGGTATGGAGATATTTGTGGAGAAAAGACCAATAAAAGCATTGTTATACTCAAGATATGTGTAATGTAAATTGTAGTTACATTGTAGTTTATGTTACTTTATGTTAAAACAGTCCGTTTGTTGCATCTACATTTATAATCTGTATTAAATATTGTATTTCTTTTTGTAGCTACTGGCTTGTATGCGTTGGTGAAACCTATAAATGGCACTTCAAGGCAATGTCAATTAATGATTCCGCAATGTTCAAGATAAGGAGTATCAACCGATAACACACATGCTCCCTAATGGACGAAATATTCATACAGCGCAAACGTACTGCAGATGTAGTTGGTAGCATGGTAATTCCAAAGTATTGTGATCCTAAGACTGTTTACACACCAAAGGACATACAGACTGACATGTTATCCGAACACGGAGTGAAcctaagctacatgcaagcatggagagcaaaggaaaagactttacagtttttgagagggGATCCGGCTGACTCCTACAGCAAATTacccaaatatttttatattcttgaggAGACTTATCCTGGTTTGGTTGTTAAATTGAAAAAGACAGCAGATAAATGCTTCTTATacgcatttgttgctctttgtacaTCAATAAGTGGTTGGAAACATTGTAGGCCAGTAGTAGTGGTTGATGGGACATTCTTAAAGTCAGCCTACAGAGGAATTATGCTGACAGCAAGCACCATAGATGCAGCAGGTAAAAAGTGTAAAACTTTTGTAGTCATTTTGTAGGCAGTCTATAAAATGTAGATATATTGTAGTAATTTGTAGTTGTTTTGTAGCTATTACATGTAATGTAGATAAAATGAATATATTATGAATATATATTGTAGTTGTtatgtatttatatttttatataaattttcaaagctgccaattaatattttatgaattaataATGTAGGAACAATATTGCCCTTGGCATGTGTTGTGGTTGATTCTGAAAACGACGCATCTTGGAagtggttctttgagcaattcaagcaGGCATATGGTGAAAGACCTTCAATGTGTGTTGTTTAAGATAGGAATGAGAGTATACTGAAGGCAACATCAATTGTCTATCCGGGCATCCCATACTActcttgcatgtggcatatttggacaaatataaggtcaaaattcaagaagggTCATCTACAATTGCATGAATTGTACTTTGCTACAACACGGTCATACACTctggatgaatttaatgaaaggcTATCGAAGATTGAAGAGGGAGACCCGCGTGTGAAATCTTACCTATATGATATTGGTTATCATAGATGGTCAAGAGTACATGCAACAGTGAATAGAACGTGGACAATGACATCAAATATTGCAGAGTCGTTGAACGCAGTAACAAAAGATGCAAGAGAGCTGCCGATATTTGACCTTTTAGAGTATATGCGGACACTGCTAGAACGTTGGACCAATGAGAAGTTATTGAAGGCGAAAGGTACTTTCACATTTCTTGGGGCCAAATTCAACAAAGAATTAGATGACAACAGAACATTATCTCAGAAGCTTAGGGTAAGATCTGTTTATTTGGTGCAGAAAAAATGAATTACTTAATATGCAGTGTTTCcagattgtatataaattgtagtcAAATTGTAGATAATTGTAGATTGTATATAAGGTGTAGAATATTTGTAGATGATTTGTATATAAGTTGTAGATAATAAATTTTTATGATTgagataatattttttttgtttgttctgcaattgtaggtgagggcttgtcacgacccaattcccgaacttggtcgtgatggcgcctctcatgaagacaaggctagccattcaacccaattcatccttttaagacaattaattaacacaattatggTATAAatatggtttaataatatccaatagcggaaagtatagataaaatacggaaatccaacccaactcagccctaaccggggtgtcacaagtcatgagctactacagagtttactaaaattctacaaagtatggaattaggaacgacatctgaagatatcataaatacagaagataagggagaaaacgggtctgcgaacgccatgcagctacctcgataactccgatgaaaactgaacagcagaaaactcgttctatgcctcaggaatacctatacctgcacacatggtgcagggagtaatgtgagtactcgacccagtgagtaataaatataaataataactgaaggtaagaaaacacgttaaggcacacaacactctatacagaagcagtgaaatcatttaaaataacaattcagtgaaacatcatgtgaaatttcttttaaaccagtaaaaacaggtaatttggcagtaaaatgacgagtagaaatctgcctctcggtctcaatatcaaaacaacaaatagaaatctgcccctcgggctcagtatcaaaataataagtagaaatctgcccctcgggctcagtatcttagaacagtatcagcccctcgggctcagtatctcagaacagtatcagcccctcgggctcagtatctcagaacagtatcagcccctcgggctcagtatctcagaaaagtatcagcccctcgggctcagtatctcagaaaagtatcagcccctcgggcttagtatctcAGAAaagtatcagccccttgggctcagtatctcagaacagtatcagcccctcaggctcagaacaatatgaagcaaccagtcaatgaaataagagcacataattattatggcggataatgcagatgaggaataaatgcatgagtgcaatgcaatgcatatgacggtaccctctggtacccactgcggcgtgcagcccgagccatccatatttatttatcgtcgacggcgctcactggggaggtgtacagacttcggaggggctcctacagcccaagcgcaataacaagtcatctcgtggcatcaatcaagtcctggttaatcattgttacctgaccaatttatatcacacGGTGCCATTGTTACTactgtttcaagtcacatcatacagtgtcattgttaccactatttcaaatcactgctacggcgcgcagcccgatccatgctcagtccaaaaatcataataatccccttgggcatttgtaaaatagtagttctcagtccgaaatatcatttagaaatatcatttaagttttcaaatcttagaat
This sequence is a window from Nicotiana sylvestris chromosome 3, ASM39365v2, whole genome shotgun sequence. Protein-coding genes within it:
- the LOC138886996 gene encoding uncharacterized protein, with the protein product MWHIWTNIRSKFKKGHLQLHELYFATTRSYTLDEFNERLSKIEEGDPRVKSYLYDIGYHRWSRVHATVNRTWTMTSNIAESLNAVTKDARELPIFDLLEYMRTLLERWTNEKLLKAKGTFTFLGAKFNKELDDNRTLSQKLRVRSVYLVQKK
- the LOC104215801 gene encoding uncharacterized protein isoform X2, translating into MEIRNDMGVRVYMETKKENKNIGSYPLCISVRDFNTELAITNDNTSAGSSGSIKLLDMSSSPAIAEYKIEIITESTQTAIEEGQVYQDKQIVAAAMKHFSVMHKLQFRVKRSSRRSYWLVCVGETYKWHFKAMSINDSAMFKIRSINR
- the LOC104215801 gene encoding uncharacterized protein isoform X1, coding for MDEIFIQRKRTADVVGSMVIPKYCDPKTVYTPKDIQTDMLSEHGVNLSYMQAWRAKEKTLQFLRGDPADSYSKLPKYFYILEETYPGLVVKLKKTADKCFLYAFVALCTSISGWKHCRPVVVVDGTFLKSAYRGIMLTASTIDAAGTILPLACVVVDSENDASWKWFFEQFKQAYGERPSMCVV